A genomic region of Zea mays cultivar B73 chromosome 6, Zm-B73-REFERENCE-NAM-5.0, whole genome shotgun sequence contains the following coding sequences:
- the LOC100283441 gene encoding organic anion transporter: MEDAKMGNGATIRAVLAILQWWGFNVTVIIINKWIFQKLEFKFPLTVSCVHFICSSIGAYIAIKVLRTKPLIEVASEDRWRRIFPMSLVFCVNIVLGNVSLRYIPVSFMQTIKSFTPATTVVLQWLVWRKYFEWRIWASLVPIVGGILVTSVTELSFNTAGFCAALVGCLATSTKTILAESLLHGYKFDSINTVYYMAPLATLILSVPAVALEGGAVLGWLRTHESVGPALAVVVTSGVLAFCLNFSIFYVIHSTTAVTFNVAGNLKVAVAVLASWMVFRNPISAMNALGCGVTLVGCTFYGYVRHRLSQNQAPRARLEMLPLTAVDKQGDKI, from the exons ATGGAGGACGCCAAGATGGGGAACGGCGCCACCATCCGCGCGGTGCTCGCCATCCTCCAGTGGTGGGGATTCAACGTCACCGTCATCATCATCAACAAGTGGATCTTCCAG AAACTGGAGTTCAAGTTCCCCCTGACGGTGTCGTGCGTCCACTTCATATGTTCCTCCATCGGAGCCTACATCGCGATCAAAGTCCTGAGAACGAAGCCGCTGATCGAGGTGGCCTCGGAGGACCGGTGGAGGAGGATATTCCCCATGTCGTTGGTGTTCTGCGTCAACATCGTGCTGGGGAACGTGAGCCTGAGGTACATACCAGTGTCATTCATGCAGACGATCAAGTCGTTCACTCCGGCAACGACAG TGGTTCTTCAGTGGCTGGTTTGGAGGAAATACTTTGAGTGGCGCATCTGGGCGTCCTTGGTGCCCATCGTTGGAGGAATCCTTGTCACCTCCGTGACGGAGCTGAGCTTCAACACGGCTGGCTTCTGCGCCGCGCTGGTGGGGTGCCTGGCCACGTCCACCAAGACCATCCTGGCAGAGTCGCTGCTCCACGGCTACAAGTTCGACAGCATCAACACGGTGTACTACATGGCTCCGCTGGCCACGCTGATCCTGTCGGTGCCGGCCGTGGCGCTGGAGGGCGGCGCCGTGCTGGGGTGGCTGCGGACGCACGAGTCCGTGGGACCGGCGCTGGCGGTCGTCGTCACCTCCGGGGTGCTGGCCTTCTGCCTCAACTTCTCCATCTTCTACGTCATCCACTCCACGACGGCAGTCACCTTCAACGTGGCCGGCAACCTCAAGGTGGCCgtggcggtgctggcgtcctggaTGGTGTTCCGGAACCCCATCTCCGCCATGAACGCACTCGGCTGCGGCGTCACGCTCGTCGGATGCACCTTCTACGGCTACGTCAGGCACCGACTCTCGCAGAACCAGGCGCCCAGAGCCCGCTTGGAGATGCTGCCGCTCACCGCCGTCGACAAGCAAGGCGACAAGATATAA